ATGGATGAGATGTCCCTCATCGGTTCAGTTGGGGCACCTATGCGGGAAATCCCCGATGTGATTAAACTTTTAAAAGACCGTAAGATCCGCTGGCAGGAAATGGTATCCGGCCATTATCCCTTGTCACAGATCAACGAAGCCTTCAACACCCTGAGAATGGGGCATTCCATACGGACGATGGTTCACCCCAATCAACAGGAAACCTGAATATGTCAGATGTGATGCAAACTGATTTTTATAATGATTTTGACCGTGAAACCCTGGAGCCGCGGGGCAAAAAAGATTACCGGTCGGTATTCCAGGTGGATCGTGACCGGATTTTATACAGCCCGGCCTTCCGGAAACTCCAGAGTAAAACCCAGGTTTTTCTTAGCGGAACCTATGATTTCTACCGCACCCGCCTGACCCACAGCCTGGAAGTCGCCCAGATCGGCCGCTCCATAGCAAATGTCCTGAATCGCAATGTCCTCAGAGAAAATGCTATTGATTCGGATCTGATCGAGGGAATCTGCCTGACTCATGATATTGGTAATCCCCCCTTTGGTCATGCCGGTGAAGCGGCCTTGAACGAACTCATGCGTCATGCCGGCGGTTTCGAGGGGAATGCCCAGACATTAAAAATTGTCACGGAAAAAATTCATGACAGTGATGAAGGGGACGAAGGGATGAAACCCTCCCGGGCTTTTATCGACGGGATTATGAAATATAAGATTCTGTGGTCTGAAAGTGACCAAAAGGGCAAATTTCTCTACGATGACCAGAAGTCTTATGTGGAATTCCTCAGTCCTGACGGAACCTTGTATCGTGAGCGGAGCCTGGAATGCAGTATTATGAACTGGGCCGATGATGTGGCCTATGCTCTCCATGATCTGCTGGACGGTTATCAGGCAGGCTTTATTTCCCGGAAAAATGTCTACGAATGGGCCGTAAATCACCATATTCAGGGGCAAGAAGAGCAGGTGATACAGCGCCTGTTGGATCCACTGGAATACAAAGTGCGCTTTGAAAAATACATAGCTGCCCGAACGGGTGATTATATTGAAAATGTGACCCTGACCCCTTCGGATCATCCCATGAAAGATATCAGTAACCGATATAAATACACTCTTAAAATCCCCGAAGAAATTATCCGGGAAATTGAGGTATACAAGCAGGTTGCCGTGGATCTGATGTTTAAGTCCCCACAGCTGGAGCAAATTGAATTTAAGGGACAGTATATTCTGAAACGGATTTTTTCTACTTTTCTCCAGGGGAATCCTGAATCATTTCATCTGAACCGCCGCATACTCCCCGAAGAGGTCCGAAGCCGGCTCAATAAAATCCCCGAAAATGATTATACCCAATCCGCCCGGATCATCTGTGATTACCTGGCAGAACAAACGGACCAGTCTTTGCCGCGACTGTATAAACGACTTTTCGATCCGGATTACGGTTCTTTTTCTGATTTGATATGAAAACGCTTACCCTTTGGACTCCGGGCCTTGTAGAATACGGAAAAGCCTGGGACGCACAAAAACGAATCCATGCCCTTCGCCGTGAAGACAAAATCGGTGATACTTTAATTCTTTTGGAACATCCCCATGTATATACCATCGGTCGTCATGGGGACCGGAGCAATATCCTGTTTGATGATGAAACGCTTCGGGAAAAGGGGATTTCTGTATATCACATTGACCGGGGAGGCGATGTGACCTATCACGGGCCAGGTCAGTTGGTGGGATATCCCATTTTTCACTATAAAAATTTAGGCTTTTCAACCCGTCGCTTTGTTCATTCCATTGAAGAGGTAATGATCATAACTCTTGCCCGTTTCGGACTGACAGCAAAACGGGATCCCCTATATCCCGGTGTGTGGATCGGTTCCAATAAAATCTGTGCCATTGGTCTCCGGGTGATTGACGGCGTGTCCATGCACGGATTTGCCCTGAATCTTCGAACCGATCCGGCCTATTTCGGGGGAATTATTGCCTGTGGTATTCAGGACCGGGGGGTAACATCCCTTGAAATGGAAATGAAAAAGCAAGGAAATCCTATGCCGGATCAAAAAACCGTTATTTCAGAACTCACGACCACTTTTAAAGAAGTGTATGGATTTCACCGGATTCAGTCGTTTTCAGACAAATCATCTGTTCCCGGTTTAAGTTGACTTACCGCTTCATCTTCCCGTTCAATTTCCACATTAGAAATTCGGTCAAAAGATTTGGTGATTTTTTCTGTGGATGTATGTATCTCTTTCACATCTTTTTGAACGGTATCGATATGTTTTGTCAGGTTATCCCATCGTAATCGGTACCGCTTAAAATCCTCGGCCAGTTTCATGATCTCTTTCTGGATGATATCCGCGTATTCTTTTCGTTTCATATCATTGAGGATGGTCTGGGTGGTGTTTAAAAGGGCCAGAAAGGTAGAAGGAGAGACCATACTGACTCTGTGTTTCCAGGAGTAATCCACCAGATCATAATGATAGGCGTGAAGTTCGGCAAAAATTGCTTCTGCAGGTAAAAACATGATAGCCTGCGAGGATGTTTCGCCGGGTATAATATATTTGGAGGCGATATCATCGATGTGTTTTCGGATGTCTTTCTTAAACAGGTCAGCACTCCGCTTACGCTGCAATTCATCCAAAGACCGGTCCGTCATGCGTTTGAAATTTTCCAGGGGAAATTTGGAATCAATGCAAATCATCCCGGTAGGTTCGGGAATAAAGAGAACGGCATCCGCCACCATTCCATTGGATAAGGTATACTGCAGACGGTAAATCTGCTCGTTCCGGTCCCCGAAGACGGCACTTAAAATCTGGTGAAGCTGGACCTCTCCGAAAATCCCCCGGCTTTTTTTATCTGTGAGGATATCCTGAAGGGAAATGACGTTGGTGGAAAGGCTGTCGATTTTTCGTTGGGCCTCATCGATCTTTGCCAACCGCTCAATCACGTTGTTAAAGGTTTCGTTGGTCTTTTTAAAACCCTCATTCAGGTTTTCCAGTACTTTTTGGTCTATCTGGGTCAGCTTGCTTTCTGTTGTCTCCGTCAGTTTTTCAAAATTTCGGGTTAAAATCTGGTTCAGGTTATCTTTAAACAGGCCGAATTCTTCTGTCAGCTGTTTGCTGTTTTTTCCCAGGACGGTGGACAAATGTTCCTGGAAGTTGCTGATTTGACGGGTGGATTCAAGCTGGGCATGGTGGAGAATATCTTTCAGTTCCGTAAAAAGGCGGGATTGGTGCTCTTTCAGGCGGGATTCGGTTTTTTCCGGCAGGTCTTCGATTTTCCCCTGCTGGATGATGAGGGAATCCCGAAGAGGTGTGAATTCCTCCCGGATGACCGATTCAAACCGTTTTGGCCTTAGGCGGATGAGGAGAATGATGAGGAAAACAAGAATAAGAACTGTACTTCCGATGACCAGAATATCTGTCATAGAATGACTCCGGTTTATGGTTAACACAAGAAGTTAACCAAATTCATGAAAGATATCATCGGTGAATGCATACCAATTCCTTGAATTCATCCCGGAATTAGTCATAAATTCCCTGTGATAAAACAAGGACAGGTGATTCTATGGATTTTTTCAGCAGATTTTATGGTGACACCCTGATTTTTAAACCGAAGAATGTCCTTCTCGATGATTTGGGAACCCTGAGGTTTAAAAGGGAATTGATGATGGCTCTCGGAAAAGGGGAGATTAAAACCATCATTATCAATTTATCCACGGTAAAGATGCAGGACAGTACGGGATTGGGAGCTTTGTTGTTTGCCCGGCGATATGCGATCGGAAAAGGCGGAGAGTGTGTGCTTGTATTTCCGGCCCCCAAGGTCATGAATCAGCTGAAACAATCTAAGCTCACAGACTCTTTCCGGATTATTGATAAAGATGAAGAGTATCAGGCCTTGAAAAAAGAGCTCGAGGAATCCCTGAACATTCCGGAACCGTTGGAAGAGGAAGAAGAGCTGGAGGAATTGGAAGAAGAGGAGGATAACGGGCAGGATAAGTTGATATACAACGGTATGCCTGAACCGGCTGTCCCCAACGATGATGATTTTACTTTTGAAGAGTAAATAAATGCTGTTGTCATTGGATCTGATCTTTTTTCGTCTCATCAATCAGGTATGGGTGCATCCCTGGCTGGATGTTTTGTTTACGTTTATCACCCAGGCGGAAACCTGGATCCCTGTATGGCTTGGCATGTCTGTGTATTTTCTGGTCTGGGGTAAACGAAAAGGCCGGGTAACTTTTTTGATGATGGTACTTGCCTTTGGAATCACTGATTTTACGGCAGCCCGGCTGATCAAACCCCATGCCGGTCGTATCCGTCCCAGCCGGCTTCTAAGGGAATACGAACCGATAAAAGAGAAACAGGAAATGCTCCGTACTAAAATCCTCTCCATGGAGAGGGTTCCGCCATCCCTGGAAGATTCTTTAGCCGTGTTGACGGCACAAGTCCGCCATTTTGAGGATTCCCTTTCCCTTACACCTGAAAAAATACGCGCTCTGGAACACATTCGCCGTCTGGATGGTTATGGCGGACGGTGGACCTTTCCCTCAAATCATGCTGCCAATTTTTTTGCCCTGGCAGCTGTTTTGACCTTTTTTTACCGCAAACGGCGCTGGATCCCTTTGTTCATAGCTGTTTTGGTTGCTTATTCCCGGGTTTATGTAGGCCGCCACTATCCCCTGGATGTTTTGGCCGGTGCTGTCCTTGGATTTATCATCGGCCGGGCGTTGTGTACCCTTTGGCAGGCCTGGTTGTATCGTAAAATTCTGGGAAAACAAAAAAGCGCCGAAACGGCGCTTTCTGATGAATCATTGGATGTTAAGTCTTAGTTGATGATATCTTTTTTAGGCTTCAGATTGATGGTCTGATTCTGGGGATGACGGATTTCTTTGATTTCCCCAAAAGATTGTTCATACCGGTGAATGTTGACTTCAAGAGTCTTTAAAAGGGCTTTGGCATGTTGCGGATTCAAAATGATCCTGGATGCCACGTTTGCTTTAGGCATACCGGGAAGGACCTGGCAGAAGTCCAGAATAAACTCCGACGCGGAATGGGTAACAATGGCCAGGTTTGAGTAATCACCTGAAGCTTTTTGTTCACTCAGGTTGATCTCCATCTTCTTCGATTTTTGATTCTTTTCGTCGTTCATAAATCCCCCTTAATCATCATCGTCTTCTGAACCGGCATCATCTTCGGACATATCGTCAATTTCAGAAGGATCAAAAATCGTATAGTCTTCCGGAGCATCCTGATCTTCATCAATGTCCTTGATGTACTCTTCCTCAACACTCATCATATTGTTGGATAAAAAGCCACCCGGTTTCTGAGGTGCTTCCACATCTGCAATGTCTTCTTCGTCCAGTTCGTTGGTTTCATATTTCATAAAATCACTGCCATACAAATCCGTATCGAAAAAATCAATGTCCTCAACAATCCCCTGGGCCACCAGGTATTCAAGGAATTCAATATACTTGGGATCCCTCAGTTTTGTTTTGCAATGGGGACACACCAGATTTTTCTGGAGGTCTTCGGCCGTGAGGGGTTCTTCGCATTCGGGACAAATGAGTTCATTAAAGTATTTGGTCATACAAGCCTCTCCTAATTTGGGCGATAATCTACATTTCCAAATGCTCTATTGCAATGAAAATGTCTTTCCTTCTTCTCTTTATTAACAATGTGCTCTAAATAATAAAAGGTTACAGCGCTTTTTGTTCCGGAACAGGCAGCCCGGCCATCATAAACAGAGATTCAAATCCATTGTCGTATGAACTGGTTTCTCCCAGTTTCAAGGTCATGCTCAACAGGGGAGCGCTGAAAGGATTGTAAAAACCCAGGGACGCTTTTTCTGACCGGGTGGCAATCAGGTAATGAGACAGGATATACGGGGAGATGTTCAGATCAATGCCGATATCACATGTCTCTACCACTGTTCCTGCCACCATCTCTTCCGTAATAGGAAAGGTTGTCGGTTTGACTGCCGGGAGAATCTGAATACTTGTGTAACACCGCATTCCCCGGATAAAATCTTCAAAAGCGGGAGGGACCAGGACGGAAATATGCAGGGAAGGATTTTCTGATAAAATCCGACTCAGCATGTGGTTGACCACATGAATATGCCGGGTATCATCAGGAAGAGAAATATAAAATTTGTTCACATCCGCCTTGAGTGTGTTCCAGTTTAAAGGTGCTGTAGGTTCAGGCAGGATGTTTTTTCCTCTTAACAGGCGGACCCAATTTGTGTAACGAAAGTGTTTAAACATGCTTTCTCCGTAACCGCAAAAATTACACGCGTCCATGTGATTTAACAAGTCCCGTTTCAGTCAAAAAAATTTTTTCTCTATAGATCCGCACATATCAGTCACTTAGAAAGAGACAAGAAAAAACTGAAGGAAAAATCAAAAATTCACTTTGACTTTAATTTCCCTATATTGTATCATACCTAAGATCAAACACAATATCTTGTGTTAGAAAGTTAAAAATAACAAGTCAACGCAACCAGGGTCCGGAGTCTTCTCATGTTTGAAAAAATGTTTTTGCACCAGGGTAAGCTGTCTCGGATGGTAGGAGAAAAGAAGATTGAAACCTACCGAACTATTTATGAACATCTGAAAACGGCCATTGAAAATCAGGAACTACCTTTGCACCCCGATTACCTGTGCGGGAATGATCTGGCAAATAGTATTTATAAAAAGAAATATTTTTTAAAAGATATTAATGGTGAAATCATTGAAAAGCGTCCTGAGGATGTCTTTTGCCGAATTGCCTCATTTGTCGCGTCCCAGGAAACTACAAAGATTAAGCAGAAAAAATGGGCTGAGGCTTTTTACAAAGATTTATATGAGGGATACTGGATGCCGGGAGGGCGGGTTTTGGCAGGTGCCGGTGATCTGTACCGCTTGAAGACGCTGGCAAACTGTTTTGTTACCCAGATTGAGGATGACGATATTGAAGCCATTTACAAGGCAGCGGCTGAGTGTGCCCGGACCTATTCCTATGGGGGCGGGATTGGTGTGGATATTACGCCTCTGCGTCCACGGGGATCTGTTGTACACAATGCTGCCGATACATCCACCGGAGCCGTATCTTTTATGGAACTCTATTCCATGACGACAGGACTCATCGGTCAATCGGGCCGCCGTGGAGCCCTCATGCTGACTATCGATATTAAACACCCTGATATTTTCCACTTTCTCAGTGTCAAAAAATCGCCCAACTGGGTCTCGCAACAAATTGTTGAGCAATGCCGCTGGTCCGGGAAATTTGATGAATCCCAATTGGATCTCATCAAAAAACAGGTGGTGGAAAATACGCAGATACGTTTTGCAAATATCTCGGTAAAGGTGACCGATGAATTCATGAAGGCTGTCAAGGAAGAGAAGCTGTATGGCCGGGACCGGATCATCATTTACCGGAAAAAAAATAAGCAACGCCTGATGAGGGCTTATCAGAAAGATGGATATTTTTATTCTCTGGGCATCCCCAACAAAGATATCCGGGACTATGAAGAATT
This window of the Candidatus Neomarinimicrobiota bacterium genome carries:
- a CDS encoding anti-phage deoxyguanosine triphosphatase — protein: MSDVMQTDFYNDFDRETLEPRGKKDYRSVFQVDRDRILYSPAFRKLQSKTQVFLSGTYDFYRTRLTHSLEVAQIGRSIANVLNRNVLRENAIDSDLIEGICLTHDIGNPPFGHAGEAALNELMRHAGGFEGNAQTLKIVTEKIHDSDEGDEGMKPSRAFIDGIMKYKILWSESDQKGKFLYDDQKSYVEFLSPDGTLYRERSLECSIMNWADDVAYALHDLLDGYQAGFISRKNVYEWAVNHHIQGQEEQVIQRLLDPLEYKVRFEKYIAARTGDYIENVTLTPSDHPMKDISNRYKYTLKIPEEIIREIEVYKQVAVDLMFKSPQLEQIEFKGQYILKRIFSTFLQGNPESFHLNRRILPEEVRSRLNKIPENDYTQSARIICDYLAEQTDQSLPRLYKRLFDPDYGSFSDLI
- the lipB gene encoding lipoyl(octanoyl) transferase LipB; translation: MKTLTLWTPGLVEYGKAWDAQKRIHALRREDKIGDTLILLEHPHVYTIGRHGDRSNILFDDETLREKGISVYHIDRGGDVTYHGPGQLVGYPIFHYKNLGFSTRRFVHSIEEVMIITLARFGLTAKRDPLYPGVWIGSNKICAIGLRVIDGVSMHGFALNLRTDPAYFGGIIACGIQDRGVTSLEMEMKKQGNPMPDQKTVISELTTTFKEVYGFHRIQSFSDKSSVPGLS
- a CDS encoding DNA recombination protein RmuC, giving the protein MTDILVIGSTVLILVFLIILLIRLRPKRFESVIREEFTPLRDSLIIQQGKIEDLPEKTESRLKEHQSRLFTELKDILHHAQLESTRQISNFQEHLSTVLGKNSKQLTEEFGLFKDNLNQILTRNFEKLTETTESKLTQIDQKVLENLNEGFKKTNETFNNVIERLAKIDEAQRKIDSLSTNVISLQDILTDKKSRGIFGEVQLHQILSAVFGDRNEQIYRLQYTLSNGMVADAVLFIPEPTGMICIDSKFPLENFKRMTDRSLDELQRKRSADLFKKDIRKHIDDIASKYIIPGETSSQAIMFLPAEAIFAELHAYHYDLVDYSWKHRVSMVSPSTFLALLNTTQTILNDMKRKEYADIIQKEIMKLAEDFKRYRLRWDNLTKHIDTVQKDVKEIHTSTEKITKSFDRISNVEIEREDEAVSQLKPGTDDLSEND
- a CDS encoding DUF3467 domain-containing protein: MNDEKNQKSKKMEINLSEQKASGDYSNLAIVTHSASEFILDFCQVLPGMPKANVASRIILNPQHAKALLKTLEVNIHRYEQSFGEIKEIRHPQNQTINLKPKKDIIN